GCTGGATCGCCAGATAGCCGCCCCGCGACCCCGGAACGGCGCCCTTGAGATAGATCAGATTGCGCTCTTCGTCGACCTTGACCACCTTCAGATTCTTGGTGGTCACCCGCGCGGCGCCCATCTGCCCCGGCAGACGCACCCCCGGGAAGACGCGCGACGGCGAAGCCGACTGGCCGACGGAGCCCGGAGCGCGATGGAACATCGAACCGTGGGTCGCCCGGCCGCCGCCGAAGCCGTGGCGCTTCATGACGCCTTGAAAGCCCTTGCCCTTGCTAGTGCCCATCACGTCGACGAAGTCGCCTTCCTCGAAGATCGAGGC
This region of Acidobacteriota bacterium genomic DNA includes:
- the rplC gene encoding 50S ribosomal protein L3, which translates into the protein MQGLLGKKLGMTQIYMEDGRAVPVTVVKAGPCQVVQVKTEERDEYAAVQVGLVEDDTPNRVNQPRAGHFKKAGVDPLRHLMEFPIGSDDEPAAGDEIKASIFEEGDFVDVMGTSKGKGFQGVMKRHGFGGGRATHGSMFHRAPGSVGQSASPSRVFPGVRLPGQMGAARVTTKNLKVVKVDEERNLIYLKGAVPGSRGGYLAIQRAKRG